GTTTGCTTTGGTTTCCTACATAATTAAACTGATATAACTGAACCAGATTAAAGTAACTGAATGCTCTGGCTGCTAATCCCTGTGCTAAGTAGTATTGAGACTGTGGATCATCTGTATCAGCATCAATAGGTCCGATAACATTATTTGCTGTATAAATCAGAGCATACAAGTTATTCCACATAATCTGAGCCTCATTTGAGGTGTAAACTCTATCGGTAAAATCAAGACTGTTACCAGTCCAGTTGTAACCATTATCATCTGATACAACATCAATACCGTTGGCGTCTGTGAACAACATAACAGAAGGATAACCAAAGTCATTATGTCTGCTGGCACCAAGTGCTGTTTCATTAGGCATATACTGGTTGAACTGAGCAAAGATGGCATTTACCCCCGCCTCTGCTCTTTCAGGATTCAACATGTATGTTTCTTCCTTTTGTTTAGAAGTAACATCATTTCCCAGAGGCAGTGTGTCTAAATCATTACATCCTGTAAACAAAAAAGCTAATGATGCAATTGTTATTATTAAATATTTTATTTTCATAATCTTCTATATTTTCAATTAAAATGTTAAACTAACACCACCGGATACTGAACGTATAGGAGTATATAATGCAGTTGTAGCTGAAATATAACTCTGTCTTGGGTCTAATCCTTTTCTGCTTGTTAAGATTCCAACATTTTCTGCAACCATATAAATTCTAATTCTGCTAATATCTACAGATGCTAATTTCTGAACAGGAATAGTGTATCCTAAGCTTACACTGTTAAGACTCAGATAGTTTGAGCTCGTCAAGAAACGTGTTGATGTTGAGCTGGCATATCTGTCATTAGCGTTAAGTCTCGGAACATCAGTATTAGTGTTCTCTGGAGTCCAGGCATTGTAAATATCTTTATGCCAGTTGAAGCCGGCGCTGCCTGAAAGACCACTATGCATTAATCTCTGGTAACCACTATCAAAAATCTTACCACCTAGCTGATATGCGAACTGAATACCAGCATCAAATCCATAAGCAGTAATTGAAGTACCAAAACCTCCATATACTTTTGGAAGAAGGTCTTTTGTTGCAATTCTGTAATTCTGAGCAACTGCATAGTCCTCTGTAAGATATCTCTCTTCTGTATCAGGATCTGTAGCCCAATATTGTGCAACCCCATTTTCTGGATTAACACCACCATATTCAACAAGGTACATACGATACATTGACTCACCTTCTTCATAGATACGTGTTCCGTCAATCATCTTTCCTTCAAGGTCGGGATGCAATTCATTAATTTTGTTTTTAATTGAAGTTGCATTAAAGTATACATCCCAGTTTATATCACGATTATTAACAACATTCCAGTTAACATCTAATTCTAAACCGGAGTTGGTCATTGAACCAATATTCATTGGGATTGATGTGTAACCCAAACTACCTGCTGTTGGCTTGTTGTATAACATATCGCCTGATCTTCTTCCGAAATACTCTAAACTACCAGTCAATGAATTATTAAACATTGCATAGTCGAAACCGATATTATAGGAAGTTGAAGTTTCCCATGAAAGATCTGCATTCCCTTTATATATAAGTGCACCATCAGCAAATACACCGTCAGCACCTGTCATTCTAAACTGGTCTAACCATGCATAGTAGTTACCAATATTATCGTTACCCTGCTGACCAAATGATGCTTTAAGCTTTAGCATATTCAACCAGTCAACTCCTTCCATGAATTCTTCATCACTCATCATCCAGGCAGCACTTGCTGACCAGAAGTTACCCCATCTGTTATCTGGATGGAAGCGAGATGATGCGTCTCTTCTGTATGCTACGTTAGCGAAATATTTATTATCATGTGAATAGTTCAAACGTGAAATAATACCACGGGTTGCATATTCATTAAGTGTACCACCACCTCTCAAGTTATCAATAGCATTGCTTACATAATAACTTTCTGGGTTATATAGATTCTGACCTGAAGCGAAAAGCATTTGGTTACTGTAAGAATACTCATCATAACCAACTGTCACGTCAAAGTTGTTTTTCTCATCCACTGTATAGCTATAGTGTGCAAGATATTGCTGGTTGAATCCGTAATATCTGTTTAGTTGCTGGTAAGCAGTACCTCCGTAAGAAGAGCTCTGACCCATATATGCATTACCTAGATCGCTGTATTTGCGATTGTTCACGTTAAGACCGTATCTCGCAGTCAATGTTAATCCTTCAAGAGGAGAAACTTCTGCATACCAGCTACCATTGAAAATATCCATTGCATAGTTGGTATCATTAAAAAACAGGTCACCTGCAGGGTTGGCTATTGACATAAAACTTCTGCTGAAGTTTGTACTTTGTCCATCACCATAATCAAAAGCAGTTTTACCATTTATAAGTTTTATCTGCTGATCAGATGCATTTCTTACATATATTGGATAAATTGGTGCAATATAGTTTGCAATGAAGAATGCATTACCAGAAGAGCTGGTAGCTGTATTTTCATCAGAGAAGCGGCTGTTTGAGTAGTTGTAGTTCATATTAGCACCAACCTTAAGCCACTCTTTAACTTTATAATCACCGTTAAAACGTGTTGAGTATCTTTCAAAGGCTGAATTTGGAACAATACCCTGGTCGTTCAGATATCCAAAAGATATGTAGTGATTTCCTCTGTCATTACCACCTGAAATTGATAGATTGTATTCCTGACGTGGGTTATTGCTAAATGTTTCATTAGCCCAGTTATCAGGAGTATAGTAATACTCCCCATCACTGTAACCTAATACTGCGTTAGGATTAAGCATACCATTTGTACCTACAAGAAGCTCTCCTTCAGGGACAGTATATATTGTATAACCTGATCCTCCTTCACTTTCTTTTGTCAAAGTAGTATTTGCATATCTGTTTGCTCTTACAGGATCATATCCTAACGAATATACACCGGCATTATAAATAGCCTGATAAGATTTTTCTATATAATTCTTTGGACTGGTCATAACATCGTAGTTCTTGATTGAACGTGAGTTTACACCATATCTTGCTTCAAAATTAACTGTAGAGCCTCCCTTACCTTGTTTTGTTGTAATCATTATGATACCATTTGCTCCACGGGCACCATATAATGCAGTTGAAGCAGCATCTTTCAATACTGTCATAGACGCAATATCAGATGGGTTAAGTGATGATAGATCGCCATCAAATGGTATACCATCAACAACATAAAGTGGATCCATCCCTGCATTGATAGAACCAACACCTCTAATACGTACTGTAGCAGAAGATCCGGGTTGTCCATCATTGCTCAGAATCTGAACACCTGCAACATTACCTGAAAGGGCATTAGAAACGTTGGATATCTGACGCATTTCAAGTTTTTCCGAATCAACAACTCCGGCAGAACCTGTAAATGTACCCCTGGTTGAGGTTCCATAGGCAACGACAATCACTTCATCCAGCAACTCTGTATCTGTATGAAGGATTATATTAACACTAGCACTCACAGGTACCTCTTGTGTAACAAAACCAACATATGAGACAACCAATGTCCCTCCGGTAGGAGCAGACAGAGAAAAATTGCCATCAAAGTCAGTAACAGTACCCTGTGTAGTACCTTTTACCTGTATTGTAACCCCAATTAGTGGTTCACCTGAAGCATCAGTCACATTACCACGTACTTGTGTTTGAGCTACAACAATTCCTATTCCAATAAAGAATAGGGCTAAAACCATAGTTAGCTTCCTTTTCATAAACTCTACTTTTTAATTAAACACTTTCATTATTATTATTTTTACTTCAATATTCTTTCAAATCTATATTCTAGATTGACAAATTCGTTGTACTGCTTTTTAGAAAAAGAAATGTTTTCGTGGCTTCTGACTAAAGTTATTTATCAATTCACCCCACACTTTAACATTTACATAGATTTGATTCATCTCACAAATATAAATTATTTTATTTAACTAATAATTTTTTGTCACATTATTTTTAAAAAAAAGGAGAAATAGTTGCAAAAAAGATCGTTTTAGTAACTTTTATTGCATTTCAGCTCATTTTTTAACTTAGAAAACAATGCAAAAACTTTATTATTTTAACAATTGAATAACCTAATCAACTTCTCGAAAATCGAGAAGATGCAAAAGTAAGATATAAAAAATCATTATGCAACTTTTTAACCGCGTAACTAACATTTTTGATGCCTAATCGAGGTTATCTATGAAAAATGGTAAGACAAAATACTAATAGCAGAATTTACTTATTAAGGTCTACAAAAAAATAAGACTGCCCCGAAGAGCAGTCTTACAAAATAATAATAATGATGTTTAATTCCAGCCGGCATTTTGTTGACTTGCAATCTTTGGATTGGAAGATATCTCAGATAGTGGTATTGGAAAAATATATCTCCTATCCTCGAAATTAAAACCTGCTGTTTTTATTATCTCTGGATCTACGACTCCTGAAGCCGGGTCATATGATTCTGTTTTCATACTACCCCATGAAGCTTTATCGGGAATGCCGGCTTTTCCATCCTTACTTTTAATTGCATATTTGCTGTCGTACGTTAAACGATGTATATCCGGCCAACGTCTACCTTCAGCAAGAAACTCAATTTCTCTCTCCTTAAGTATGGCGTCCATCAACTCATCAACATTTGCAAATGATGAAAGTGTGAACTGTAACTCAGGATCTGTTACAGCTCTGTTTCGTACTGCATTAAGCAGATCTACAGCTTTTTGAGTAACTCCGTTCTGACGTGCTTCAGCCTCGGCGTAATTAAGCAAAACTTCTGCATAACGAATTACCGGTGTCCAGTCATCCATAACAGTACCTGCACGGTATTTCCAAGACCAGAATGCATTAACACTTCCATACTGAGCTCTTTTCAAAAGCTGCTCACGCCTAAGATCGCTTTCAAGCCAATAATCAGCATTAATGATAATAGGACTTACGGCAACCAAACTGCGCACTGTTGAATAGAATTGTGAAAGTGAACCGTTATTTGTTGCGTTATCCAATGCACTGTTTTCAATTGAAAATATTGACTCACTGTTACCACTGTTGTTAACAAATGGACCTTCTGGCTCGGCTGTTAATGCATAACCTCCAATTGGACTTGTGAAAGGTGCTGTTGCACTTACTATCTTATTTGATTCAGCAATTACATTTGACCAATTACCCATATGCTGATACACTCTGGCTTTTAAAGCTATGGCAGCACCTTTGGTTGCACGTGATATTTTCAAACCACCAGATCTTGTTGCTGCAAGATTCTGTTCTGCAAATTCAAGATCTTCAAGTATCTGACTATATGTTTCAGCCACTGTTGCTCTTCCTGCTTCTTTTGCCTCCTCTACTTTTTCAATTGTATTGATAGGAACAGTACTGATTGGAACACCATAATGCGAAGCATCAGCAGTAGCTGCATAAGGAAGTGCAAAATAAACTAACAGTTCATGAAACCCAAGGGCTCTTAAAAAACGCACTTCTGCTTCTCCATCCAACGCCTCTTCTTGTGTCAATACACCGTTTTCTGCAGCAGTTCTGAGACCTTCAATTACAATATTAATTTTATTTATCATTTGATAAGTACACTCCCAGTGAGCCTGACCATTTGGAGATGACACATTATAATCTCCATTATATGTTACGGCGAAAAACTGCTGTACATTTACCATAAGTTCACCCTTCATATCACCCTGCTCAACAGAAGCAGCGCCGAATGGATAACCTCTTCTTTGGTTATTACCCGGGTAATAACCGCTCTGAGCCGCATCATAACAGCCAATAATAGCTAATTCACATCTATCGGCTGTCGCAAATGCCACATCATAGGGTATAGCATCTTTCTGATCAAGATTAATTGCCTGATCAGTACAGCTGAAAAGCAATGCCACACAAAATAAAATAGATAATATATTTTTCATATTACATCTGTATTTTCGTTAAACATTTAATTAAAAACCAATATTCAAGCCAAAGACTACAGTTCTTTGCTGAGGATTACCATTCCAGTCAACTCCCGGAACAACAGTATAACCTTCAGGATCTAAACCTGTGTATTTTGTGAAAGTTGCTAAATTCTGACCCTGTACATAAACTCTAACTCTCTCAACCCAAAGCTGTTTGCATATTTCCTGAGGTACGTTATATCCAACTGCCAGGTTCTGAAGTTTAAGAAAATCCCCATCTTCGATCCATCGTGACATACCTTCACCTGTTCTGTTAATGAATGCTCCTTTTCCGTACCACAATTTTGGAACATCTCCATTACCCGGATTCTCTACACTTTGCCATCTGTTCAATATTTCTTTACTGCTGTTTGTGAAGCCTTGATCTAGCATATCTCTGCGAGTAACATTAGCAATTTTGTTACCTCCTGAAAAGCGGAAGAAAATATTGAAATCGAAATTTTCAATGGTAAATGTATTGTCCCATCCACCAAACCATGATGGAAGTGAATTGCCAAGTATAAACTTATCCTCTTCAACCAGGTTATCAGTTTGACTTAAATCTGTCGGATTACTTGGATTATAGGCATAATATCTTGAATCAGTTATATTACCCTGAACTATTGATCCATCCTTTTTGTAATACATGGGGTTACCATTACTCATATTTACCCCTGCATATTTATAACCCCATAAAGCATTCACCGATTCACCCTCACGAAGTATATAGTGTTCATAAGGTATATCATTCACTAATGTTACAACTTTGCTTTTCTGTGTTGAAAAATTGAAAGCAGTTTTCCAGATAAAATCGCTTCTCTGAATTATATTACCTCCTACTTCTAACTCTATGCCACTATTTTCTATTTGACCATAGTTTTGTGCAATTTCATTCCATGGAATACCCAATGATGGAGGAGTAGGAACATCTAAAACAATGTCACTGTTGTCTTTTTGCCAATAAGCAAAAACCAGGTTAAATCTGTTATGCATAAAACCGGCATCAAAACCAAAGTCAAGTATTTTTTGCTTTTCCCATCTCAGTGCAGGATTACCTGCCTGATAATATGCAATACCTGCCTGATCTCCATATTTTTGACCAGCGAAAATATCCTGGAACATGAAGTCGCCCGAAAGTCTGTCATTTCCAACTTCTGCAAAACTACCTCTTATGCGCAGATCACTAATAACATCGTTTATTGGGCTTTCGCTCCAGAAATTCATTGCTGAAATTCTGAATGCAGCAGATCCTCCATAGAATGTACCCCAGCGATTATCTCTGTGCAGATTTGAAATACCATCACGACGAACAGATCCGCCAATATAGAGCATGCTTTTGTAATTGTAATTTGCACGGAAAATATATGAAGCCAAACCGTTTGTAGTAACACTACCTCCTGAACTCTGGGTTACATATGTGTCAGAAATAATCTCATCTACAAAGAATGGATCAGAAAAATCACGAGCTCCCGCAGTGAAACGATTATATGTATAATTTGTCCACTCAGCAACTGCCGTTGCATCTAAATTGTGAGATCCAAATGATTTGTTGAAACTTAAAATATTCTGGAAATTCCAGCGCTGTCTCTTTATAGAAGATCTGTTTATAAGTCCCTTATAACCAAAACCATCTCCCGACTCTGGTTTCCAAACATAGCTATCGTCAATTAAATTTACATCAGCACCTACAAGCATTCTATATGTAAGCCAGCTTACAGGCTTTATATCAATATTTGCAGTTGGAAGCAACCTGTACGAGATATTTGATTGTCTGTTATTCTTCAATACCCATACTATATTTGGAATAGTATTTTCGATTGTACGCAGGTTTGGACCCTTTGCGAGTGACTTACGATCGGAAGGATCTATGTTGTATCCGGTTGGGTCATCAGGATTGTAAACTGCCACGTTTGGCAACATCCTTGAACTTGCATACATATTGTCACTAATTGAGTTTGTACCTTTAACAGGACCTGCATTTACCTGATTGGATGCATTAAGAGAAAATCCTGCAGAAAGATAATCTTTCAGGAATTTATGTTCAGCTCTTGCATAAAAGGTGTACCTGTTATAACTATTGTTAATTGCAAGACCTTTCTGATCTGTAAACCCTGCAGACATAAAGTATTGTGTCTGTGGGGAAGCACCTGATATTGATACAGTATGACTATGCTGGAATCCTGTTCTGAAAACATGATCATACCAGTTTACGTCTGTACCTCTTTCATCCATATTAGCCTGAGGATTTCCTCCGGCATTTGTATACTTTTCATTTGCAATAGTAACAAATTCCTCGGCGTTTAGCAGATCGTAAAGCTTTGCAGCTTTTGACCAGCCCATCCAAGAGTCATAAGATATTTTTGCTGCACCCTGTTTTCCCTGTTTTGTAGTAATCAAAACAACACCATTAGCAGCACGTGAACCATAGATAGCTGTTGCAGCTCCATCTTTTAAAATCTCGAAAGATTCGATATCCGAAGGGTTGATGTCTGCAAGAGCATTATTATTAGAATAAGAGTAGCCTACGTTACCTGAAGTTACGGGAACTCCATTAATTACATAGAGAGGTGCATTTGATGAGGAGATTGTTCCCACGCCTCTGATTATTACTCTTGGTGCTTGAGTAACATCGCCTGAAGGTGAAATAACCTGTACACCAGAAGCTCTACCTGCCATTTGCTGCATAAAGCTTGGAGATGCTTTTGAAGCTAAATCATCTCCTCTGATTTGAGAAATGGAACTGGTAACATCTCTTTTTCTTTGTGTACCATAACCAACAACAACAACCTCATCCAGCTGCTCCGTATCACTTGTTAACACAACTCTTACCTGGGAACTCACAGCAACTTCTTCTGTTATGTATCCTACATAAGAAACCACGAGAGTACCTCCGACTGGTGCGGTCAGCGTAAAATTACCATCTATATCAGTAACTGTTCCCTGATAGGTGCCTTTAATTAATATGGTGGCTCCTATAACCGGTTCACCTGATTCATCCACAACGATTCCTCGAACTTGTGTCTGAGCCATCAGAATCCCCACCCCTGTAAAGAGCAGGGTAAAAAACAAAATAAGCTTTCTTTTCATAAACTCAACTTTTAAAATTATATACTATTCTTTAGGGATATATATTTAAATCTTAAATGTAATTTTCTCGGAAAAGGGATTAACAAAGTCTTTCAATTAACTAACCAGAGAGTGATTAATTGCATAACCAGTTATTATATTATTTTTAACCTTTAAATTAATATATATTATTTTTGCAAATATATAACATTTATTCAAACTGCAACACTTTCTAAATAATATTTTATATTTATTTCTATTTTCATCGTTTTTCAGGCCATTTTTTTTCATTTTAAAGCTTAATCATAAACCCAGGCAAACAACCTACAAGTATTGTAATGATTTAACGGCAATATTTAATCTTAACATTTCCTAATTTGATCTGATATTATAGATACAAAAAAAGCAGCCCGAAAAGGCTGCTTCATTATAAAAGCTTATTTTACTAAAACTGATATTTCTTATTATTCAATGCCTAATAATTCAACTTCAAAAATAAGGTTTGAGAAAGGTTTTATTGAACCTCTGTCCGAAGAACCGTAAGCTAAGTCATAAGGAATATAAAGTTTCCATTTTGAACCTACAGGCATAAGCTGAAGAGCTTCGGTCCATCCTGCAATAACCTGAGTTACTCCGAAAGTTGCAGGTTCACCTCTTTCCACACTACTGTCGAAAACGCTTCCATCAATCAACGTTCCATGATAGTGCACTTTAACTCTATCACTTACTGTAGGAGTTGCACCTTTTCCTTCTTTAATAACTTCATACTGCAATCCGCTAGGCAGAGTAACCACTCCTTCTCTTGATCCATTTTCCGACATAAATGCATCACCCTGAGCAATTTCATCCTGATACTGTTCTTTAAGCTCTTCTTCCTGACGCTTCATCTGTGCTTCCTGAGCTTTCTCCATTTCTGTCTGTATCAAATTATTTGCATCAAGTTTATTGATTGCAAGTTCCTGATTCTTCAATGTTGAGATCAGACCAGCAAGTAACTGATCACTATTTGCTTTTTGATCCGAGTTTTCACCATAGACCATAGAGTTAAACTGTGGCAGAAGCTGCTGTGAAAACTGTACACCTATACTTAATCCATGTGCATAGGGAGATTTTTCATCAAGACTAATAGCCTCTTTCATACCTTTGATGAATTCATTTAATCTTGGTCCGTTAACTTTATTAATTGAATCAATTTTTGCTGCCTTCTCTGCAAGTAAAGCAGCTTTTTCTGTTGAATCTGCCGCAGCGATCCTCAATTGATAATCATACTCAATGTCTGATGTACTTAAAAGAACACCAGCCTGCTCAAGAAATTGTGCTAATCCCTGATCAGCCATTGTAACTCCATAAGCATAAGAAACACTGTCAACAGAATTTTTCAAGGAGGTCTTTGGAGTAGATGCTCCTCCGCAGGAGATCATCATAACCGCCAAAACTGCTAATGCACTAAAAGTGCCTAAAATTGTTTTCTTCATTTTACTTAATATTATTATATGTATTTTTTTTACTATACAATTCCCAATAATTCCACGTCAAATATCAGAGTTGTATTTGGCTCAATTGAACCACCCGCTCCCTGCTTTCCATAGGCAAGATCTGAAGGAATATATAATCTCCATTTTGAGCCAACGGACATAAGCTGAAGTGCTTCAACCCATCCTTTTATGACCTGATTTACTCCAAAAACAGCCGGCTGACCACGCTGTACTGAGCTATCAAATACTGTACCATCAATAAGTGTACCATGGTAGTGGCATTTAACCTTGTCTGTAGCTTTGGGAATTGCACCATCACCTTCGTTAATTACTTCATATTGTAACCCGCTTGGTAATGTTACAACACCTTCTCGCTTTTTATTTTCTTCCAGGAAAGCTTTTCCTGCTTCCAGATTCTTATTCAGCATCTCGTCTTGTTGTTTGGTGAAATAGTCCTGTAATATCTGATTTGCTTCTTGTGGAGACATTGAAGGAGTTTTGTTATCCATGATCTCTGTGAAGGCTTTTACAAAGGAATCAACATCTATATTTTTGAGTCCTGAATTCATTAGGTTTGAGGCCATACTCATACCCAATGCATAACTTAATTTGTCCATTAATATATTTACTTTTCGAATTATCGTACAAAAGTACGATTTAAATTATAAATAGAGTATGTTTAACTCGTAAAATGTTTTGATCTTGGTATAAAAAGCTATATTTGAGATAAAAAGAGGTAAAAAACTATGAAAAAGAGATTGGTGGTTCTAACTGGTGCAGGTATGAGCGCAGAAAGTGGTATCTCTACTTTCAGAGATTCTGGGGGACTGTGGGATAAATATCCAGTGGAACAGGTTGCAACTCCCGAAGGTTTCAGGGCAAATCCTGAATTGGTACTTAACTTTTATAATATCAGGAGACGTGAACTTCTTTCTGTGAAACCTAATGAGGGACATTATGGACTGGTGGACCTGGAAAAACATTTTGAAGTTAATATTATTACTCAAAACATTGATAATCTGCATGAACAGGCAGGTAGCTCATCTGTTATTCATCTTCATGGCGAATTGATGAAATCACGGTCTACGGCTGATGAGTCGCTAGTCTATGATATTGACCCTGAAAAATGTGAAATTCTTTTAGGTGATACATGCGAGAAGGGTTCTCAGTTACGTCCTCACATAGTTTGGTTTGGAGAGATGGTCCCTATGATGTCAGTCGCTGAAGAAATCACCCGTAAAGCTGATATATTTGTAATTATTGGCACTTCAATGAATGTTTATCCGGCAGCCGGTCTGCTTCATGACGTAAAGTATGACACCCCTGTTTATCTTATTGACCCTAAAGATGTAAATACCGGAAGAAGAGACATACATCATATCAGAATGGGAGCTTCAGAAGGTGTGAAGGAATTAAAGAAAATTCTGTTAACATAAATTGCACTTTAATGTTTCTTTCAACACTCTTTGTTCTTGGATTCTTTTATTTTAAAAGAAGATCATAAGAGCGAAGTAAGTATGAGGTGTGAGTAAGTACTTTTTGAGAGTGTTGTTTTTTTTGTATTTTTGATTTGAAATAGCGGCAACTAAGCCTGCTTAAATTAACTTGATTTGTAGCTTGTGGCAAAAAAAATAGCAGAAACACCAATGATGAAGCAGTTTGTTGAGATAAAGAGTCAACATCCCGACGCTATACTGCTTTTCAGAGTTGGTGATTTTTATGAGACTTTTTCGGATGATGCGATAACAGCATCTGAGATTTTAGGAATAACTCTAACCAGAAGAGCCAATGGTGCTGCACAGTTTGTAGAATTGGCCGGCTTCCCTCATCATGCTCTTGATACTTACTTGCCCAAACTTGTCAGGGCAGGGAAAAGGGTAGCAATTTGTGACCAGCTGGAGGACCCAAAGACAACTAAAAAACTGGTAAAACGGGGTATAACTGAACTGGTTACGCCGGGTGTATCGATAAATGACAATGTTCTAAACCATAAGGAGAATAATTTTCTCTGTGCGATTCACTTTACAAACAATCTTTTAGGTATATCATTCCTTGATATATCAACAGGAGAGTTCCTTACTACTGAAGGTAAAAAGGACAATATTGACAAACTGTTATCTAATTTCTCTCCTAAGGAAATTTTGATTGAGCATTCAAAAAAAAGGAAATTTGAGGAGATATTTGGTTCGGGATGGATGACCTCGGTTCTGGATGACTGGATTTTTACTGAAAATGCAGCTCGTGACAGACTATTGGCGCATTTTAAATCTGCGAGCCTTAAAGGTTTTGGTGTTGAGCAGCTTGAACAAGGTATCATAGCATCTGGAGCTATTTTACATTATATGGATATCACTCAGCATCCAAATATTGAACATATAACATCATTAACCAGAATTGAAGAGGAGAGATTTGTACGTCTTGATAAATTCACGGTAAGAAACCTGGAGCTGCTTTCTCCAATGAATGAAGGTGGTAAAAGTTTGCTGGATATCCTTGACAAGACTATATCTCCAATGGGATCACGTCTTATGAGACGTTGGGTTGTTTTTCCACTAAAAGATGTTTTGCCAATTAATGATCGTTTAAATATAGTTGAGTACTTTTTTCGTGATCCTGAGTTGAAAAAGTTTCTTGCTCAACAGCTTTCTCTTATTGGAGATCTGGAAAGAATTATCTCTAAAGCGGCTGTTGGCAGAATTAATCCAAGAGAGGTGGTTCAGCTAAAAGTTGCACTGAATGCAATTGATCCTATCCAGCAGGCCTTTGCTGATTCTGACAATAGCAATCTAAGGGAGATGGGTGAATTATTGAATCCATGTCCGGTATTGAGAGAAAAGATAGAAAAGGAGATTGTTTCTGATCCTCCGGCTCTGATCAATAAGGGTGGATTTATAAGAAAAGGGATAAATAAGGATCTTGATGAACTCAGGGATATTGCTTTTTCGGGAAAGGATTATCTTCTGAAATTGCAGCAACGGGAGAGTGAAAGAACGGGAATACCTTCTCTTAAAATTGCATTTAATAATGTATTCGGATATTATATAGAGGTGCGAAATACTCATAAAAGTAAAGTGCCTGCAGATTGGACCAGAAAACAGACATTGGTTAGCGCTGAAAGATATATTACC
This portion of the Lascolabacillus massiliensis genome encodes:
- a CDS encoding SusC/RagA family TonB-linked outer membrane protein codes for the protein MKRKLILFFTLLFTGVGILMAQTQVRGIVVDESGEPVIGATILIKGTYQGTVTDIDGNFTLTAPVGGTLVVSYVGYITEEVAVSSQVRVVLTSDTEQLDEVVVVGYGTQRKRDVTSSISQIRGDDLASKASPSFMQQMAGRASGVQVISPSGDVTQAPRVIIRGVGTISSSNAPLYVINGVPVTSGNVGYSYSNNNALADINPSDIESFEILKDGAATAIYGSRAANGVVLITTKQGKQGAAKISYDSWMGWSKAAKLYDLLNAEEFVTIANEKYTNAGGNPQANMDERGTDVNWYDHVFRTGFQHSHTVSISGASPQTQYFMSAGFTDQKGLAINNSYNRYTFYARAEHKFLKDYLSAGFSLNASNQVNAGPVKGTNSISDNMYASSRMLPNVAVYNPDDPTGYNIDPSDRKSLAKGPNLRTIENTIPNIVWVLKNNRQSNISYRLLPTANIDIKPVSWLTYRMLVGADVNLIDDSYVWKPESGDGFGYKGLINRSSIKRQRWNFQNILSFNKSFGSHNLDATAVAEWTNYTYNRFTAGARDFSDPFFVDEIISDTYVTQSSGGSVTTNGLASYIFRANYNYKSMLYIGGSVRRDGISNLHRDNRWGTFYGGSAAFRISAMNFWSESPINDVISDLRIRGSFAEVGNDRLSGDFMFQDIFAGQKYGDQAGIAYYQAGNPALRWEKQKILDFGFDAGFMHNRFNLVFAYWQKDNSDIVLDVPTPPSLGIPWNEIAQNYGQIENSGIELEVGGNIIQRSDFIWKTAFNFSTQKSKVVTLVNDIPYEHYILREGESVNALWGYKYAGVNMSNGNPMYYKKDGSIVQGNITDSRYYAYNPSNPTDLSQTDNLVEEDKFILGNSLPSWFGGWDNTFTIENFDFNIFFRFSGGNKIANVTRRDMLDQGFTNSSKEILNRWQSVENPGNGDVPKLWYGKGAFINRTGEGMSRWIEDGDFLKLQNLAVGYNVPQEICKQLWVERVRVYVQGQNLATFTKYTGLDPEGYTVVPGVDWNGNPQQRTVVFGLNIGF
- a CDS encoding FKBP-type peptidyl-prolyl cis-trans isomerase; this encodes MKKTILGTFSALAVLAVMMISCGGASTPKTSLKNSVDSVSYAYGVTMADQGLAQFLEQAGVLLSTSDIEYDYQLRIAAADSTEKAALLAEKAAKIDSINKVNGPRLNEFIKGMKEAISLDEKSPYAHGLSIGVQFSQQLLPQFNSMVYGENSDQKANSDQLLAGLISTLKNQELAINKLDANNLIQTEMEKAQEAQMKRQEEELKEQYQDEIAQGDAFMSENGSREGVVTLPSGLQYEVIKEGKGATPTVSDRVKVHYHGTLIDGSVFDSSVERGEPATFGVTQVIAGWTEALQLMPVGSKWKLYIPYDLAYGSSDRGSIKPFSNLIFEVELLGIE
- a CDS encoding FKBP-type peptidyl-prolyl cis-trans isomerase; the protein is MDKLSYALGMSMASNLMNSGLKNIDVDSFVKAFTEIMDNKTPSMSPQEANQILQDYFTKQQDEMLNKNLEAGKAFLEENKKREGVVTLPSGLQYEVINEGDGAIPKATDKVKCHYHGTLIDGTVFDSSVQRGQPAVFGVNQVIKGWVEALQLMSVGSKWRLYIPSDLAYGKQGAGGSIEPNTTLIFDVELLGIV
- a CDS encoding SIR2 family NAD-dependent protein deacylase, yielding MKKRLVVLTGAGMSAESGISTFRDSGGLWDKYPVEQVATPEGFRANPELVLNFYNIRRRELLSVKPNEGHYGLVDLEKHFEVNIITQNIDNLHEQAGSSSVIHLHGELMKSRSTADESLVYDIDPEKCEILLGDTCEKGSQLRPHIVWFGEMVPMMSVAEEITRKADIFVIIGTSMNVYPAAGLLHDVKYDTPVYLIDPKDVNTGRRDIHHIRMGASEGVKELKKILLT